From a region of the Coffea arabica cultivar ET-39 chromosome 3e, Coffea Arabica ET-39 HiFi, whole genome shotgun sequence genome:
- the LOC113736511 gene encoding AAA-ATPase At3g50940-like — MPSNIQIPSTKAIISAAASVTATAMLIRSFANDIIPQEFRHFFFTKVHQLFTAFSNEVILAIDEYDGLGQNLLFKAAEVYLGSILSPSTKRLRATLPQKEKKINVYMESNEELTQQFNGIQLKWRMVCKQIQPRYVTMPGDYNSTMISEHRYYELIFHKKHKEMVIGEYLPYVLERSKAVEVEKKTLKLFMLGNDRMMGHRGNPWQSVNLDHPATFDTLAMDTDDKKTVINDLENFVRRKELYRKVGKAWKRGYLLFGPPGTGKSSLIAAIANYLKFDIYDLELTDIRTNSDLRRYLISTANQSILVVEDIDCSIELTNNRPKASRAPVHPHQYGQENRVTLSGLLNFIDGLWSSCGDERIIVFTTNHKDKLDPALLRPGRMDVHIYMPYCTPCGFKLLASNYLGITDHPLFLVVEQLMKVTKVTPAEVGEQLLKNGEPETALEGLIEFLEEKKKNVEFENHKSNQQAPEAAVPLELEEEGGNEGETNVISLEAIKDLVKMNKVSPDEVQVIKKDEADIILRGLTQLLLERKETQVLKIDSGSSAEKLSLT, encoded by the exons ATGCCTTCAAACATCCAAATACCATCAACCAAAGCAATCATCTCTGCTGCAGCCTCTGTAACTGCCACAGCCATGCTTATTAGGTCCTTCGCCAATGATATCATCCCCCAGGAGTTCAGACACTTCTTCTTCACCAAGGTTCACCAGCTTTTCACAGCATTCTCCAATGAAGTCATCTTAGCCATCGATGAATACGATGGCCTCGGCCAAAATCTACTCTTCAAGGCTGCAGAAGTTTACTTGGGATCCATTCTAAGTCCGTCCACCAAAAGGCTTCGAGCCACGTTgcctcaaaaagaaaagaaaatcaacgtTTACATGGAAAGCAATGAAGAACTCACCCAACAATTTAACGGCATCCAGCTAAAATGGAGGATGGTTTGTAAGCAGATTCAACCGAGATACGTTACGATGCCTGGTGACTACAATTCGACAATGATATCTGAACACCGGtattatgaattaatctttCACAAGAAGCATAAGGAAATGGTTATTGGTGAGTACTTGCCTTATGTTTTGGAAAGATCCAAGGCTGTTGAAGTTGAAAAGAAGACACTGAAATTGTTTATGTTGGGAAATGATCGGATGATGGGACATAGGGGTAATCCGTGGCAATCAGTTAATCTTGATCATCCAGCCACATTTGACACGTTGGCGATGGATACAGATGATAAAAAGACGGTTATCAATGATCTTGAGAACTTTGTCCGAAGGAAAGAGCTTTATAGGAAAGTTGGGAAGGCATGGAAAAGAGGGTATTTGCTGTTTGGGCCACCAGGAACAGGGAAATCAAGTTTGATTGCAGCCATTgccaattatttaaaatttgatatCTATGACTTGGAGCTCACTGATATCAGGACCAACTCTGATCTGAGAAGGTATCTGATTTCAACAGCTAATCAGTCGATACTCGTCGTGGAGGACATTGATTGCTCGATTGAGCTCACGAACAACCGGCCAAAAGCATCGAGGGCACCTGTGCACCCTCACCAATATGGTCAAGAAAACAGG GTTACCTTGTCTGGATTGCTGAACTTCATTGATGGACTATGGTCGAGCTGTGGGGATGAGCGCATCATAGTGTTTACAACTAATCATAAAGATAAGCTAGATCCAGCATTATTGCGCCCTGGTCGTATGGATGTGCACATTTACATGCCGTATTGCACCCCGTGCGGTTTCAAATTGCTTGCTTCCAATTACCTTGGAATCACAGATCATCCACTCTTCTTGGTTGTTGAGCAGCTGATGAAAGTTACAAAGGTGACTCCTGCAGAGGTAGGGGAGCAGTTATTGAAGAATGGTGAGCCTGAAACTGCACTAGAAGGCCTGATTGAGTTCcttgaggaaaaaaagaaaaatgtcgaatttgaaaatcataaaagtAATCAACAAGCACCCGAAGCTGCAGTTCCCCTTGAGCTTGAGGAAGAAGGCGGAAATGAGGGAGAGACAAACGTAATCAGCCTTGAAGCAATCAAAGACCTGGTAAAGATGAATAAAGTGTCTCCTGATGAAGTTCAAGTGATCAAGAAGGATGAGGctgatattattttgagaggCCTGACTCAATTGCTTCTGGAGAGAAAGGAGACTCAAGTACTGAAAATAGACTCAGGATCTTCTGCTGAGAAACTCTCCCTGACCTGA
- the LOC113736512 gene encoding uncharacterized protein isoform X2, with amino-acid sequence MGMKLTKIPPKGMEMASTCSIDRVLLVLEFILNNLFRNSYVHYYVGDAIKDMKFLKTFLTCARKWSLVHLYLQSDNVVKRVSLPSFLSCIEDTFHKYEDIHSLSHDEMARVFCKIEKEIISLKQEIIQIYFALATLASNRSFQSNSCMTDNELLEFIDLILQNLADLTNDDMNWKITNKWSIYAALSAQVQDLEAKLTFLKSFIPFAKMRGTADFPALLLAHFELVALTAARLSYMCSFWDDHEEIENPEFFYRSTCSFKLLSIRAVDFHVYEIYKEVLAASNSSASLHRAVMDERILNNFNDSLIGRLWELLCCSSSFVDSMKDQMRILYAGLRFLRSILREHHEMMDEQNEKIGALLGEAGIIIFAPTLSRVIEGEVSFSRSIQVLRFRGMLANTNIHIKHFKDQISGSRTIESLLNSSHSLRAPEVSQTSSRMLSKGKMPIDHEVMVGLDDEAEKVIEPLIKHFEDQLSVSSTIQSLPNSSHSLRAPEVSQTSSRMLSKGKMRDHEVMVGLDDEAEKVIERLIWGSEQVEIVPIVGMAGLGKTTLAKKVYNDTSVKCHFHIRLWCTVSQEFNKKSLLTQILCSDGKHSRMDDDLNEDDLLEKLRQRLLKNRYLVVFDDVWDIKVWNELRISFPDDKNQSRIIFTSRSSNVASQVQYGGEPHYLHPLSEKQSFELLQKKVFGEEEECPQALHGLGMEIAEKCWGLPLALVVVAGVLATIEHDILVWKKFAESFTSTMVSGTDQWKKSLELSYEHLSYHLKACLLYFAAFREDEKIGAEKLMRLWIAEGFVEIIEGKRSEDTAEEYLMDLIGRNLVMVSKSRSIGGVKTCYIHDLIFEFCKGKAKEKKFLQVLRGYDELSTFNEPPNLPRLSICSSGEDFIKSRLFCPHLGTLLFFEVTSVYDKFKLRDISFLFCIYKHLNVLNLEGINLRLKWLPAEVESLLRLR; translated from the exons ATGGGAATGAAACTGACGAAAATCCCTCCAAAAGGGATGGAGATggcctccacttgcagcatcgatCGTGTCTTACTTGTTCTAGAGTTTATTCTGAACAACCTATTCCGAAACAGTTATGTTCATTACTATGTTGGTGATGCAATCAAAGACAtgaaatttctcaaaacatTTCTTACGTGTGCTAGAAAGTGGAGCCTTGTTCATTTGTACTTGCAATCTGACAATGTTGTGAAGAGGGTAAGTCTTCCATCTTTCTTATCTTGTATCGAAGATACCTTTCACAAATATGAGGATATTCACTCTCTTTCCCATGATGAGATGGCTCGAGTGTTCTGCAAAATTGAGAAAGAGATCATATCACTCAAGcaagaaatcatccaaatttacTTTGCTTTGGCAACTTTGGCAAGCAACAGGTCATTTCAATCAAATTCTTGTATGACAGATAATGAACTGTTGGAATTCATAGACCTCATCCTGCAAAATCTAGCAGATTTGACAAATGACGATATGAATTGGAAAATTACTAATAAATGGTCTATTTATGCTGCTTTGAGTGCTCAAGTCCAAGATCTTGAAGCAAAGCTGACATTCTTGAAAAGCTTCATTCCCTTTGCCAAAATGCGAGGAACTGCAGATTTTCCCGCCTTGCTATTGGCTCACTTTGAACTGGTGGCTTTGACCGCAGCACGCCTCTCTTACATGTGTTCTTTTTGGGATGATCATGAGGAAATTGAAAATCCTGAGTTCTTCTACAGAAGTACTTGCAGCTTCAAACTCCTCAGCATCAGAGCGGTTGATTTTCATGTCTACGAGATTTATAAGGAAGTACTTGCAGCTTCAAACTCCTCAGCATCATTACATAGAGCAGTGATGGATGAGCGGATATTGAACAACTTCAATGATTCTCTGATAGGTCGTCTCTGGGAGTTGTTGTGCTGCAGCTCTAGCTTTGTGGATTCTATGAAAGATCAAATGCGAATACTCTATGCAGGACTGAGGTTTTTGAGAAGCATTTTAAGGGAGCATCATGAGATGATGgatgaacaaaatgaaaaaattggagCTCTCCTGGGTGAGGCAGGCATTATAATATTCGCGCCCACTCTGAGTAGAGTGATAGAAGGAGAAGTTAGCTTCTCAAGATCCATCCAGGTTCTTCGTTTTCGTGGTATGCTGGCCAATACCAACATCCATATCAAGCATTTTAAGGATCAGATCAGTGGCTCAAGAACTATAGAGAGTCTTCTTAATTCCTCTCATAGCTTAAGAGCACCAGAAGTTAGCCAGACTTCCAGCCGCATGCTATCAAAAGGTAAAATGCCAATAGACCATGAAGTCATGGTTGGTCTTGATGATGAGGCAGAAAAAGTAATTGAACCACTTATCAAGCATTTTGAGGATCAGCTCAGTGTCTCAAGTACTATACAGAGTCTTCCTAATTCCTCTCATAGCTTAAGAGCACCAGAAGTTAGCCAGACTTCCAGCCGCATGCTATCAAAAGGTAAAATGAGAGACCATGAAGTCATGGTTGGTCTTGATGATGAGGCAGAAAAAGTAATTGAACGACTTATATGGGGATCAGAACAGGTGGAAATTGTTCCCATAGTGGGAATGGCTGGGCTTGGTAAGACGACTTTAGCcaaaaaagtttacaatgataCTTCAGTAAAATGTCACTTCCACATTCGCCTTTGGTGTACTGTTTCTCAAGAATTTAACAAGAAAAGCTTGTTAACACAAATTTTATGCTCTGATGGAAAACACTCTAGGATGGATGATGACTTGAATGAAGATGACTTGCTTGAAAAGCTCCGTCAAAGGCTATTGAAGAATCGGTATCTTGTTGTTTTTGATGATGTCTGGGACATTAAGGTATGGAATGAGCTGAGAATTTCATTCCCAGATGACAAAAACCAAAGTAGAATCATCTTCACTAGTCGATCTTCTAATGTAGCTTCACAGGTTCAATATGGTGGAGAACCTCACTATCTTCACCCACTCAGTGAGAAACAAAGTTTCGAATTGCTGCAGAAGAAGGTgtttggagaagaagaagaatgtcCTCAAGCATTGCATGGATTGGGAATGGAGATTGCTGAAAAGTGCTGGGGATTGCCACTTGCACTTGTTGTTGTAGCTGGAGTCCTAGCAACTATAGAGCATGatattttggtttggaaaaagtttGCTGAAAGTTTTACTTCAACCATGGTGTCTGGTACAGACCAGTGGAAGAAGTCGTTGGAGCTCAGTTATGAGCATTTATCATATCACTTGAAGGCATGCTTGTTGTATTTTGCTGCATTTCGAGAAGATGAAAAAATTGGTGCCGAGAAGTTGATGCGTCTCTGGATTGCAGAAGGGTTTGTGGAAATAATTGAAGGAAAGAGATCAGAGGATACTGCAGAAGAATATTTGATggacctaattggccgaaaccTGGTTATGGTAAGTAAAAGCAGATCCATTGGTGGAGTCAAAACTTGTTACATTCACGATTTGATATTTGAGTTCTGTAAGGGCAAggcgaaagaaaagaaattcctTCAGGTCCTGCGAGGATATGATGAGCTTTCTACCTTTAATGAGCCTCCCAACCTACCTCGGTTGTCCATTTGCTCCAGTGGCGAGGATTTTATAAAATCAAGGCTATTTTGTCCGCATTTAGGTACTCTGCTATTCTTTGAAGTTACTTCAGTATATGACAAGTTTAAGTTGCGTGACATCTCCTTCCTTTTTTGCATCTACAAACATCTTAATGTTCTGAATTTAGAGGGCATTAACCTAAGGCTGAAGTGGCTTCCAGCTGAAGTGGAATCACTTCTTCGTTTGAG ATAG
- the LOC113736512 gene encoding putative late blight resistance protein homolog R1A-3 isoform X1, which yields MGMKLTKIPPKGMEMASTCSIDRVLLVLEFILNNLFRNSYVHYYVGDAIKDMKFLKTFLTCARKWSLVHLYLQSDNVVKRVSLPSFLSCIEDTFHKYEDIHSLSHDEMARVFCKIEKEIISLKQEIIQIYFALATLASNRSFQSNSCMTDNELLEFIDLILQNLADLTNDDMNWKITNKWSIYAALSAQVQDLEAKLTFLKSFIPFAKMRGTADFPALLLAHFELVALTAARLSYMCSFWDDHEEIENPEFFYRSTCSFKLLSIRAVDFHVYEIYKEVLAASNSSASLHRAVMDERILNNFNDSLIGRLWELLCCSSSFVDSMKDQMRILYAGLRFLRSILREHHEMMDEQNEKIGALLGEAGIIIFAPTLSRVIEGEVSFSRSIQVLRFRGMLANTNIHIKHFKDQISGSRTIESLLNSSHSLRAPEVSQTSSRMLSKGKMPIDHEVMVGLDDEAEKVIEPLIKHFEDQLSVSSTIQSLPNSSHSLRAPEVSQTSSRMLSKGKMRDHEVMVGLDDEAEKVIERLIWGSEQVEIVPIVGMAGLGKTTLAKKVYNDTSVKCHFHIRLWCTVSQEFNKKSLLTQILCSDGKHSRMDDDLNEDDLLEKLRQRLLKNRYLVVFDDVWDIKVWNELRISFPDDKNQSRIIFTSRSSNVASQVQYGGEPHYLHPLSEKQSFELLQKKVFGEEEECPQALHGLGMEIAEKCWGLPLALVVVAGVLATIEHDILVWKKFAESFTSTMVSGTDQWKKSLELSYEHLSYHLKACLLYFAAFREDEKIGAEKLMRLWIAEGFVEIIEGKRSEDTAEEYLMDLIGRNLVMVSKSRSIGGVKTCYIHDLIFEFCKGKAKEKKFLQVLRGYDELSTFNEPPNLPRLSICSSGEDFIKSRLFCPHLGTLLFFEVTSVYDKFKLRDISFLFCIYKHLNVLNLEGINLRLKWLPAEVESLLRLRYLALRALEMQFIPPSIAKLSHLETFSLNSHQMVSLPDSIWNMKKLRHVHVTHLVIGLSSNDNGVENLSTLPNLDTLSCLRLYKEGENLLRRIPNVRRLKISDEQTGNGVLNMSRLDCLESLTWWGNYSSGSWEHVEPPFPMNLKKLCLYGLGLPCSKMSLIERLPNLEVLKLRVQSMEGQKWELMEGGFPKLRVLTLDCVKVAEWMEADPDSGDYFPCLQQLKLHDISNLKMMPACLESISTLEEIKVSSCRDGVKSLVRKIEAEQKDYGNENLKIIIID from the coding sequence ATGGGAATGAAACTGACGAAAATCCCTCCAAAAGGGATGGAGATggcctccacttgcagcatcgatCGTGTCTTACTTGTTCTAGAGTTTATTCTGAACAACCTATTCCGAAACAGTTATGTTCATTACTATGTTGGTGATGCAATCAAAGACAtgaaatttctcaaaacatTTCTTACGTGTGCTAGAAAGTGGAGCCTTGTTCATTTGTACTTGCAATCTGACAATGTTGTGAAGAGGGTAAGTCTTCCATCTTTCTTATCTTGTATCGAAGATACCTTTCACAAATATGAGGATATTCACTCTCTTTCCCATGATGAGATGGCTCGAGTGTTCTGCAAAATTGAGAAAGAGATCATATCACTCAAGcaagaaatcatccaaatttacTTTGCTTTGGCAACTTTGGCAAGCAACAGGTCATTTCAATCAAATTCTTGTATGACAGATAATGAACTGTTGGAATTCATAGACCTCATCCTGCAAAATCTAGCAGATTTGACAAATGACGATATGAATTGGAAAATTACTAATAAATGGTCTATTTATGCTGCTTTGAGTGCTCAAGTCCAAGATCTTGAAGCAAAGCTGACATTCTTGAAAAGCTTCATTCCCTTTGCCAAAATGCGAGGAACTGCAGATTTTCCCGCCTTGCTATTGGCTCACTTTGAACTGGTGGCTTTGACCGCAGCACGCCTCTCTTACATGTGTTCTTTTTGGGATGATCATGAGGAAATTGAAAATCCTGAGTTCTTCTACAGAAGTACTTGCAGCTTCAAACTCCTCAGCATCAGAGCGGTTGATTTTCATGTCTACGAGATTTATAAGGAAGTACTTGCAGCTTCAAACTCCTCAGCATCATTACATAGAGCAGTGATGGATGAGCGGATATTGAACAACTTCAATGATTCTCTGATAGGTCGTCTCTGGGAGTTGTTGTGCTGCAGCTCTAGCTTTGTGGATTCTATGAAAGATCAAATGCGAATACTCTATGCAGGACTGAGGTTTTTGAGAAGCATTTTAAGGGAGCATCATGAGATGATGgatgaacaaaatgaaaaaattggagCTCTCCTGGGTGAGGCAGGCATTATAATATTCGCGCCCACTCTGAGTAGAGTGATAGAAGGAGAAGTTAGCTTCTCAAGATCCATCCAGGTTCTTCGTTTTCGTGGTATGCTGGCCAATACCAACATCCATATCAAGCATTTTAAGGATCAGATCAGTGGCTCAAGAACTATAGAGAGTCTTCTTAATTCCTCTCATAGCTTAAGAGCACCAGAAGTTAGCCAGACTTCCAGCCGCATGCTATCAAAAGGTAAAATGCCAATAGACCATGAAGTCATGGTTGGTCTTGATGATGAGGCAGAAAAAGTAATTGAACCACTTATCAAGCATTTTGAGGATCAGCTCAGTGTCTCAAGTACTATACAGAGTCTTCCTAATTCCTCTCATAGCTTAAGAGCACCAGAAGTTAGCCAGACTTCCAGCCGCATGCTATCAAAAGGTAAAATGAGAGACCATGAAGTCATGGTTGGTCTTGATGATGAGGCAGAAAAAGTAATTGAACGACTTATATGGGGATCAGAACAGGTGGAAATTGTTCCCATAGTGGGAATGGCTGGGCTTGGTAAGACGACTTTAGCcaaaaaagtttacaatgataCTTCAGTAAAATGTCACTTCCACATTCGCCTTTGGTGTACTGTTTCTCAAGAATTTAACAAGAAAAGCTTGTTAACACAAATTTTATGCTCTGATGGAAAACACTCTAGGATGGATGATGACTTGAATGAAGATGACTTGCTTGAAAAGCTCCGTCAAAGGCTATTGAAGAATCGGTATCTTGTTGTTTTTGATGATGTCTGGGACATTAAGGTATGGAATGAGCTGAGAATTTCATTCCCAGATGACAAAAACCAAAGTAGAATCATCTTCACTAGTCGATCTTCTAATGTAGCTTCACAGGTTCAATATGGTGGAGAACCTCACTATCTTCACCCACTCAGTGAGAAACAAAGTTTCGAATTGCTGCAGAAGAAGGTgtttggagaagaagaagaatgtcCTCAAGCATTGCATGGATTGGGAATGGAGATTGCTGAAAAGTGCTGGGGATTGCCACTTGCACTTGTTGTTGTAGCTGGAGTCCTAGCAACTATAGAGCATGatattttggtttggaaaaagtttGCTGAAAGTTTTACTTCAACCATGGTGTCTGGTACAGACCAGTGGAAGAAGTCGTTGGAGCTCAGTTATGAGCATTTATCATATCACTTGAAGGCATGCTTGTTGTATTTTGCTGCATTTCGAGAAGATGAAAAAATTGGTGCCGAGAAGTTGATGCGTCTCTGGATTGCAGAAGGGTTTGTGGAAATAATTGAAGGAAAGAGATCAGAGGATACTGCAGAAGAATATTTGATggacctaattggccgaaaccTGGTTATGGTAAGTAAAAGCAGATCCATTGGTGGAGTCAAAACTTGTTACATTCACGATTTGATATTTGAGTTCTGTAAGGGCAAggcgaaagaaaagaaattcctTCAGGTCCTGCGAGGATATGATGAGCTTTCTACCTTTAATGAGCCTCCCAACCTACCTCGGTTGTCCATTTGCTCCAGTGGCGAGGATTTTATAAAATCAAGGCTATTTTGTCCGCATTTAGGTACTCTGCTATTCTTTGAAGTTACTTCAGTATATGACAAGTTTAAGTTGCGTGACATCTCCTTCCTTTTTTGCATCTACAAACATCTTAATGTTCTGAATTTAGAGGGCATTAACCTAAGGCTGAAGTGGCTTCCAGCTGAAGTGGAATCACTTCTTCGTTTGAGGTACCTAGCCCTTAGAGCTTTGGAAATGCAATTCATTCCACCATCTATAGCCAAGCTCTCACATTTGGAAACCTTCAGTCTAAATTCTCACCAGATGGTTTCATTGCCAGATAGCATCTGGAACATGAAGAAGTTGAGGCATGTACATGTAACACACCTCGTTATTGGTCTTTCTTCCAACGACAACGGTGTTGAAAACCTCTCCACTTTACCCAATTTAGACACACTCTCTTGTTTGCGTCTTTATAAAGAGGGAGAGAACTTATTGAGAAGGATTCCCAACGTTCGCCGACTTAAAATTTCCGATGAACAGACTGGAAATGGAGTGTTGAACATGAGTCGACTAGACTGCCTAGAATCACTCACCTGGTGGGGCAATTACTCCTCAGGTTCATGGGAACATGTTGAGCCTCCCTTTCCcatgaatttgaagaagttgtgTCTTTACGGTCTGGGTCTTCCCTGTAGTAAAATGTCATTGATTGAACGACTACCCAATCTTGAAGTCCTCAAATTAAGAGTCCAGTCAATGGAGGGCCAAAAATGGGAGCTGATGGAAGGAGGATTCCCTAAACTCAGGGTCTTGACTTTGGACTGTGTAAAAGTTGCGGAGTGGATGGAGGCAGACCCTGACAGTGGTGATTACTTCCCGTGCCTTCAGCAATTAAAGCTCCACGATATTTCTAATTTGAAAATGATGCCTGCTTGTTTAGAGAGTATATCTACTCTTGAAGAAATTAAGGTGAGTTCTTGCAGAGATGGCGTCAAATCTTTAGTGCGGAAAATTGAAGCCGAACAGAAAGATTATGGAAATGAGAATTTGAAGATCATCATCATAGATTGA